Proteins encoded by one window of Massilia sp. NR 4-1:
- a CDS encoding F0F1 ATP synthase subunit epsilon — protein sequence MANTIHVDVVSAEEEIFSGEATFIALPGEQGELGIYPKHTPLITRIRPGAVRIQIPGKAEEEFVFVAGGLLEVQPNAVTVLADTAIRGHDLDEAKAQAAKKLAEESLANNKTGIDYAKAQAELAAAIGQLAAIAKLRQTKH from the coding sequence ATGGCAAACACTATTCACGTTGACGTGGTCTCGGCCGAAGAAGAAATCTTCTCCGGCGAAGCCACCTTCATCGCGTTGCCGGGCGAACAGGGCGAGCTGGGTATCTACCCGAAGCACACGCCGCTGATCACCCGTATCCGTCCGGGCGCGGTGCGCATCCAGATCCCAGGCAAGGCTGAAGAAGAGTTCGTCTTCGTCGCCGGCGGCCTGCTGGAAGTGCAGCCGAACGCCGTGACGGTACTGGCCGACACCGCGATCCGTGGTCACGATCTGGACGAAGCCAAGGCCCAGGCCGCCAAGAAACTGGCGGAAGAATCCCTGGCCAACAACAAGACCGGCATCGACTACGCGAAAGCGCAAGCTGAACTGGCAGCCGCTATCGGCCAGCTGGCAGCGATCGCCAAACTGCGCCAGACCAAGCATTGA
- the speD gene encoding adenosylmethionine decarboxylase translates to MVGIAAQRLGDCATIEKLLRAAAEAAGACVLHSHFHGFGPGQGVTGVVLLAESHISIHTWPEDGFAAADIFMCGAAQPQLALDLLRAALQPAHCELHTVRRAPPELLAHAG, encoded by the coding sequence ATGGTGGGCATCGCCGCCCAGCGCCTGGGCGACTGTGCCACCATCGAAAAGCTGCTGCGCGCCGCCGCCGAAGCGGCCGGCGCCTGCGTGCTGCACAGCCATTTCCATGGTTTCGGCCCGGGCCAGGGCGTGACCGGCGTGGTGCTGCTGGCCGAATCGCATATCTCCATCCATACCTGGCCGGAGGATGGCTTTGCCGCCGCCGACATCTTCATGTGTGGCGCAGCCCAGCCCCAGCTGGCCCTGGACCTGCTACGCGCCGCCCTGCAGCCGGCCCATTGCGAGCTGCACACGGTGCGCCGTGCACCGCCCGAGCTGCTGGCGCACGCCGGTTGA
- a CDS encoding DUF4178 domain-containing protein produces MQVVSCPSCGAEVSFRSHASVMAVCEYCNTRVLKDAGAVQNLGKIGSVLEDYSPLCLNASGVLGGRAFTVIGRIQLRYAAGMWNEWYLQFDDGSNGWLGDASGQYTVTTLRKPEGQLPAFEQLAPGKQYVIGKETYTAADIRSAECSGGQGELPFKVGDGWQARVADLRLGESFVTLDYSDGPQPQLYHGIAVTLGSMQMQLLRDDEQIRRTAGRYRGKLDALNCPSCGSAIKYLPGLTASLVCQSCQTSIDAASPQAQVLAAGTKLEQVPTSLELGASGKLGNQEYTVLGILRRQDDEGSSWTEYLLYSGRKGFTWLVETDEGWFRSNVMDKWPTWSGPAALLCTFEKINYAKLYDYSAKVTFAAGAFNWRVSVGDEAKVYEFKQGVVQLAAELTGEELSWSRATPMSRDQVKAWFGAAYRGPEPDAPLLDSAAGKRYTSVAKGMIMMLLAINAIPLLASFTSTFMYSVIAVLAIYIPAKILDAMDK; encoded by the coding sequence ATGCAAGTAGTTTCCTGCCCCAGCTGCGGCGCCGAAGTCAGCTTCCGCTCGCACGCCTCGGTCATGGCCGTGTGCGAGTACTGCAATACCCGTGTGCTCAAGGATGCCGGCGCGGTCCAGAACCTGGGCAAGATCGGCTCCGTGCTGGAGGATTATTCGCCGCTCTGCCTGAACGCCAGCGGCGTGCTGGGTGGCCGCGCCTTCACCGTGATCGGCCGCATCCAGCTGCGCTATGCGGCCGGCATGTGGAACGAGTGGTATCTGCAATTCGATGACGGCAGCAACGGCTGGCTGGGCGACGCCTCCGGCCAGTACACCGTGACTACGCTGCGCAAGCCGGAAGGCCAACTGCCCGCCTTCGAGCAACTGGCGCCAGGCAAGCAGTACGTCATCGGCAAGGAAACGTATACGGCGGCCGATATCCGCAGCGCCGAATGCAGCGGCGGCCAGGGCGAGCTGCCTTTCAAGGTGGGCGATGGCTGGCAAGCGCGCGTGGCCGACCTGCGCCTGGGCGAAAGCTTTGTCACGCTCGATTATTCGGACGGCCCGCAACCGCAGCTGTATCACGGCATCGCCGTCACCTTGGGCAGCATGCAGATGCAGCTGCTGCGCGACGACGAGCAAATCCGCCGCACCGCGGGCCGCTACCGGGGCAAGCTCGATGCGCTGAACTGCCCTTCCTGCGGCAGCGCCATCAAATACCTGCCCGGCCTGACCGCGAGCCTGGTCTGCCAGTCCTGCCAGACGAGCATCGATGCGGCCAGCCCGCAGGCGCAGGTGCTGGCGGCCGGGACAAAGCTGGAGCAAGTGCCTACTTCGCTGGAACTGGGCGCCAGCGGCAAGCTGGGAAACCAGGAATACACGGTGCTCGGCATCCTGCGCCGCCAGGACGATGAGGGCAGCAGCTGGACCGAGTATCTGCTATACAGCGGCCGCAAAGGCTTTACCTGGCTGGTGGAGACGGACGAGGGCTGGTTCCGTTCCAACGTGATGGACAAGTGGCCGACCTGGTCCGGCCCGGCCGCCCTGCTCTGCACCTTCGAAAAGATCAACTACGCCAAACTGTACGACTACAGCGCCAAGGTCACGTTCGCGGCGGGCGCCTTCAACTGGCGCGTCAGCGTGGGCGACGAAGCCAAGGTCTACGAATTCAAACAGGGCGTGGTGCAGCTGGCGGCCGAGCTGACTGGCGAGGAATTGAGCTGGTCGCGCGCCACGCCGATGTCGCGCGACCAGGTGAAAGCCTGGTTCGGCGCGGCGTATCGCGGCCCGGAACCGGATGCGCCGCTGCTCGACTCGGCGGCCGGCAAGCGCTATACCTCGGTGGCCAAGGGCATGATCATGATGCTACTGGCGATCAACGCGATACCGCTGCTGGCGTCTTTCACCAGCACCTTCATGTACAGCGTGATCGCGGTGCTGGCGATCTATATTCCCGCCAAAATTCTGGATGCGATGGATAAGTAA
- a CDS encoding DUF433 domain-containing protein, with protein MKLDIIQCNPQIMGGTPVFTGTRVPLKNLFDYLSGGENLDSFLEDFPSVSRANALAALEMAHESLVDHAPPARRIATEKA; from the coding sequence ATGAAGCTCGATATTATCCAATGCAATCCACAGATCATGGGGGGAACTCCAGTCTTTACCGGTACCCGCGTGCCCTTGAAAAATCTGTTTGACTATTTATCCGGGGGCGAAAACCTGGATAGCTTTCTTGAAGACTTTCCCTCAGTAAGCCGCGCCAATGCCTTGGCAGCGTTGGAGATGGCTCACGAAAGCCTGGTAGACCATGCGCCTCCTGCTCGACGAATCGCTACCGAGAAAGCTTAA
- a CDS encoding DUF5615 family PIN-like protein has translation MRLLLDESLPRKLKAEFTGHDVQTVVEMGWGGVQNGELLRQASQAFDVLITADQNLPSQQRLLALPLAVIVLRPGRIRIDTLRSIIPAILACLDHIQPRSLHMIP, from the coding sequence ATGCGCCTCCTGCTCGACGAATCGCTACCGAGAAAGCTTAAGGCCGAATTTACTGGCCATGACGTACAAACTGTCGTTGAGATGGGTTGGGGCGGGGTGCAAAATGGCGAGCTGCTTCGCCAAGCGTCGCAGGCCTTCGATGTCCTTATCACGGCGGATCAGAATCTACCCAGCCAGCAGCGTTTGCTGGCCCTTCCCCTGGCAGTAATCGTTCTGCGGCCTGGGAGAATCCGAATCGATACCTTGCGCAGCATAATACCCGCCATCCTGGCCTGTCTGGATCATATTCAGCCTCGCAGCCTTCACATGATCCCTTAG
- a CDS encoding polyamine aminopropyltransferase, whose protein sequence is MTKKILILSVFVVASCGLAYELIAGALASYLLGDSILQFSTIIGCYLFAMGVGAHLSKYVKDEDVLARFVDIELAVGLIGGVSAALLFLTFSWMGAPFRTMLYAMVFMVGAMVGMEVPLVMRALNARQTGFSELVSRVLTFDYLGALAVSLLFPLVLAPHLGLVRTGFMFGMLNVGVALWTIYVFRRELDNLAGRLLRASAVLVALVFGFIGADRMTQFGEHGLFGDEIVYSTTTPYQRLVITRWKDDLRLYINGNLQFSSRDEYRYHEALVHPAMEALPWARRVLVLGGGDGLALREVLRYPQVEQVTLVDLDPAMTQAFARREELVKLNQGAFADKRVRVVNADAAIWLQNTEEMFDAVIIDFPDPSSFALGKLYSVPFYGMVKQHMAANGLLVVQSTSPFFAPHAFWTIDATLREVGLRTSPYHAYVPSFGEWGFILASPQREYKPPESYRLPMRYLNAETTRAMFSFPPDMKPLPMEPNRLNTQSLVNEFERDWRRSIR, encoded by the coding sequence ATGACCAAAAAGATTCTGATCCTGTCCGTCTTCGTGGTCGCTTCCTGCGGGCTGGCCTACGAATTGATCGCCGGGGCACTCGCCAGCTATCTGCTGGGCGATTCCATCCTCCAGTTTTCCACCATCATCGGCTGCTACCTGTTCGCCATGGGCGTTGGCGCCCACCTGTCCAAATACGTGAAGGACGAGGATGTGCTGGCCCGTTTTGTCGACATCGAACTGGCCGTGGGCCTGATCGGCGGCGTGTCGGCGGCCCTGCTGTTCCTGACCTTCTCGTGGATGGGCGCACCCTTCCGCACCATGCTGTATGCGATGGTGTTCATGGTCGGCGCCATGGTCGGCATGGAAGTGCCGCTGGTGATGCGCGCCCTGAACGCGCGCCAGACCGGCTTCAGCGAACTGGTAAGCCGGGTGCTGACCTTCGATTATCTGGGCGCGCTGGCTGTGTCCCTGCTGTTCCCGCTGGTGCTGGCGCCGCATCTGGGACTGGTGCGCACCGGCTTCATGTTCGGCATGCTGAATGTGGGCGTGGCGCTGTGGACCATCTATGTCTTCCGCCGCGAGCTGGACAATCTGGCGGGGCGCCTGCTGCGCGCCAGCGCCGTCCTGGTGGCGCTGGTGTTCGGCTTTATCGGCGCCGACCGCATGACGCAGTTCGGCGAGCATGGCCTGTTCGGCGACGAGATCGTGTATTCCACCACCACGCCGTACCAGCGCCTGGTCATTACGCGCTGGAAGGACGACCTGCGCCTCTATATCAACGGCAATCTGCAGTTCTCTTCGCGCGACGAATACCGCTACCACGAAGCGCTGGTGCATCCGGCCATGGAAGCGCTGCCCTGGGCGCGCCGCGTGCTGGTGCTGGGCGGCGGCGATGGCCTGGCCCTGCGCGAAGTGCTGCGTTATCCACAGGTGGAACAGGTCACGCTGGTCGATCTCGATCCCGCCATGACCCAGGCTTTCGCGCGCCGTGAGGAACTGGTGAAGCTGAACCAGGGCGCCTTTGCCGACAAGCGCGTGCGCGTCGTCAATGCCGACGCGGCGATCTGGCTGCAGAACACGGAGGAGATGTTCGACGCCGTCATCATCGACTTCCCCGATCCCTCCAGCTTCGCGCTGGGCAAGCTGTATTCCGTGCCGTTCTACGGCATGGTGAAGCAGCATATGGCGGCGAACGGCCTGCTGGTGGTGCAATCGACTTCGCCCTTCTTCGCGCCGCATGCTTTCTGGACCATCGACGCCACGCTGCGCGAAGTGGGCCTGCGCACCAGCCCATATCACGCCTATGTTCCTTCCTTCGGCGAATGGGGTTTCATCCTCGCTTCGCCGCAGCGGGAATACAAGCCGCCTGAGTCCTACCGTCTGCCGATGCGCTACCTGAATGCGGAAACCACGCGCGCCATGTTCAGCTTCCCGCCCGATATGAAGCCGCTGCCGATGGAACCCAACCGCCTCAATACCCAGTCCCTCGTGAATGAGTTCGAGCGCGACTGGCGGCGGAGCATACGCTGA
- a CDS encoding SPFH domain-containing protein, which yields MGIGSFIKKQFIDVLQWNEDTEGVLAWRYPMQDAEIQNGGVLVVRESQVAVFVNEGQIADVFGPGTHKLSTQTLPVLTNLKNWDKLFDSPFKSDVYFFSTRVQTGRKWGTQQPITIRDKDFDVIRVRAFGMYSYRVTDARKFFTEVSGTREAYTRDEVEDQLRGILMATMASSLGGSNIAFLDMAANQALMAQEVKGDLADAFARYGIGLDEFNVASVSLPEELQAALDERISAGMKGGLSADKLGGFTKYQVASAIPLAAQNEGGIAGIGAGLGAGVTIGQAMGQAVGASMAQVGAPAAAAPAVADDSIEARLGKLKALLDKGLISAADYDSTKAELLKKLIG from the coding sequence ATGGGTATCGGCAGCTTTATCAAGAAGCAGTTTATCGACGTCCTGCAATGGAACGAGGACACGGAAGGCGTATTGGCCTGGCGCTATCCCATGCAGGACGCGGAAATCCAGAACGGCGGCGTGCTGGTGGTGCGCGAATCGCAGGTGGCGGTCTTCGTCAACGAAGGCCAGATCGCCGACGTCTTCGGCCCCGGCACCCACAAGCTGAGCACCCAGACCCTGCCCGTGCTGACCAATTTGAAGAACTGGGACAAGCTGTTCGACTCCCCCTTCAAATCGGATGTGTACTTCTTCAGCACCCGCGTGCAGACCGGCCGCAAATGGGGCACGCAGCAGCCGATCACCATCCGCGACAAGGATTTCGACGTGATCCGCGTGCGAGCCTTCGGCATGTATTCCTACCGCGTGACGGATGCGCGCAAGTTTTTCACGGAAGTGAGCGGCACGCGCGAAGCCTATACCCGCGATGAGGTGGAAGACCAGCTGCGCGGCATCCTGATGGCGACCATGGCCAGTTCGCTGGGCGGCTCGAACATCGCCTTCCTCGACATGGCGGCCAACCAGGCCTTGATGGCGCAGGAAGTCAAAGGCGACCTGGCCGACGCCTTCGCCCGTTACGGCATCGGCCTGGATGAATTCAATGTGGCCAGCGTCAGCTTGCCGGAAGAGCTGCAGGCGGCACTGGACGAGCGCATCTCGGCCGGCATGAAGGGCGGCCTCTCGGCCGACAAGCTGGGCGGCTTCACCAAATACCAGGTGGCCAGCGCCATCCCGCTGGCGGCGCAGAACGAAGGCGGCATCGCCGGCATCGGCGCCGGCCTGGGGGCGGGCGTGACCATCGGCCAGGCCATGGGCCAGGCGGTGGGCGCCAGCATGGCCCAGGTGGGCGCGCCGGCCGCGGCTGCGCCCGCGGTGGCGGACGACTCCATCGAAGCCCGTCTGGGCAAGCTGAAAGCCCTGCTCGACAAAGGCCTGATCTCGGCGGCCGACTACGACAGCACCAAGGCCGAGCTACTGAAAAAACTGATCGGTTAA
- the rsgA gene encoding ribosome small subunit-dependent GTPase A, which translates to MIEFDFAVLRHIGLNNSILAQLSTAEAAPGAQLMRLTEVQRDWQTVHDGQAEHSARALPRLLGALQEQGSSLAVGDWVVVESYAHGELWISQRLSPFTHIARRANDGRRQALASNIDTALLVMGLDHDFNPRRVERYIALVQAAGVAPVVVLSKADIGIDVDNRVDELRRRLPAYIPIIAVNGHSNTAYAELKPWLENGQTVCLLGASGTGKSTLTNTLTSAQQETGGNRKGDGRGRHTTTARSLHICPDGGCIIDTPGLRTWRPDADEETLAATFDDIESLAANCQFHDCQHETEPGCAVRGQIDPDRLLNYHKLLRDVQRSQQTPLERIAARSKWKVIIKASRTRGREKRSQ; encoded by the coding sequence ATGATCGAATTCGATTTCGCAGTACTGCGCCATATCGGCCTGAACAACTCCATCCTCGCCCAGCTCTCCACGGCCGAGGCCGCCCCCGGCGCCCAATTAATGCGCCTGACCGAAGTCCAGCGCGACTGGCAAACCGTGCATGACGGCCAGGCCGAACACAGCGCACGCGCCCTGCCCCGTCTGCTCGGCGCCCTGCAGGAACAGGGCAGCAGCCTGGCCGTGGGCGACTGGGTCGTGGTGGAAAGCTATGCCCACGGCGAGCTGTGGATAAGCCAGCGCTTATCCCCATTCACCCATATCGCGCGCCGCGCCAATGACGGCCGCCGTCAAGCGCTGGCCAGCAATATCGACACCGCCTTATTGGTCATGGGTCTGGACCACGATTTCAATCCGCGCCGCGTGGAACGTTATATCGCATTAGTCCAGGCGGCCGGCGTGGCGCCGGTCGTGGTGCTCAGCAAAGCCGATATCGGCATCGATGTGGATAATCGCGTCGATGAATTGCGCCGGCGCCTGCCGGCATATATTCCGATTATTGCCGTGAATGGCCACAGCAATACTGCTTATGCCGAATTAAAACCCTGGCTGGAAAATGGGCAGACGGTTTGTTTATTAGGTGCATCCGGCACCGGTAAATCCACGCTGACCAATACCCTGACTTCGGCGCAGCAGGAAACCGGTGGCAATCGCAAAGGCGATGGCCGTGGACGGCATACGACCACGGCACGCTCATTGCATATCTGTCCGGATGGCGGCTGCATTATCGACACACCGGGATTGCGCACCTGGCGTCCCGATGCGGATGAAGAAACATTAGCCGCGACTTTTGACGATATCGAAAGCCTGGCCGCCAATTGCCAATTCCACGATTGCCAGCATGAAACGGAACCAGGCTGCGCGGTACGTGGCCAAATCGATCCTGATCGCTTATTGAATTACCACAAGCTGCTGCGCGATGTGCAGCGCAGCCAGCAAACGCCATTGGAAAGAATCGCCGCGCGCTCCAAGTGGAAAGTCATCATCAAGGCGAGCCGCACACGGGGACGCGAGAAACGCAGCCAGTAA
- a CDS encoding DUF350 domain-containing protein codes for MYAILNYLIHLFLAAILLGVFFKAYTWMTPYDEVLLIRQGNHAAALSLGGALIGFSLTIASSLLHTANYQQFFAWAGGAMVVQALAYAVTTRLLRMAKDQIEADNSAFGGLLGAISLSIGGINAACIS; via the coding sequence GTGTACGCCATCCTGAATTACCTGATCCACCTGTTTCTGGCTGCCATTTTATTGGGCGTGTTCTTCAAAGCGTACACCTGGATGACGCCCTACGATGAAGTCCTGCTGATCCGCCAGGGCAATCACGCCGCGGCCCTGTCGCTGGGCGGCGCCCTGATCGGCTTCTCGCTGACGATTGCTTCCAGCCTGCTGCACACCGCGAATTACCAGCAATTCTTTGCTTGGGCCGGCGGCGCCATGGTGGTGCAGGCCCTGGCCTATGCCGTCACCACGCGCCTGCTGCGCATGGCCAAGGACCAAATCGAGGCCGACAACAGCGCCTTCGGCGGCCTGCTGGGCGCGATTTCGCTCTCCATCGGCGGCATCAACGCCGCCTGCATTTCCTGA
- the atpD gene encoding F0F1 ATP synthase subunit beta, protein MADGKIVQCIGAVVDVEFPRNAMPKVFDALKMEGSELTLEVQQQLGDGIVRTIALGSSDGLRRGMSIQNTGKPIMVPVGKATLGRIMDVLGNPIDECGPVAHDQVASIHRVAPAYDELSPSQDLLETGIKVIDLVCPFAKGGKVGLFGGAGVGKTVNMMELINNIAKAHSGLSVFAGVGERTREGNDFYHEMADAKVVDLENPANSKVAMVYGQMNEPPGNRLRVALTGLTIAESFRDEGRDVLFFVDNIYRFTLAGTEVSALLGRMPSAVGYQPTLAEEMGRLQERITSTKTGSITSIQAVYVPADDLTDPSPATTFGHLDSTVVLSRDIAALGIYPAVDPLDSTSRQLDPLVVGQEHYDTARSVQGTLQRYKELRDIIAILGMDELAPEDKLLVARARKMQRFLSQPFHVAEVFTGSPGKYVSLKDTIKGFKMISSGELDHLPEQAFYMVGTIEEAIEKAKKLN, encoded by the coding sequence ATGGCTGATGGCAAAATCGTTCAGTGTATCGGCGCTGTGGTGGACGTTGAGTTCCCACGCAATGCGATGCCTAAAGTTTTTGACGCGCTGAAAATGGAAGGCTCCGAGCTGACCCTGGAAGTGCAACAGCAGTTGGGTGACGGCATTGTCCGTACCATTGCACTGGGCTCCTCCGACGGTCTGCGTCGCGGCATGAGCATCCAGAACACCGGCAAACCAATCATGGTGCCAGTGGGCAAAGCAACCCTGGGCCGTATTATGGACGTGCTGGGCAACCCGATCGACGAGTGCGGTCCAGTTGCTCACGACCAAGTGGCTTCGATCCACCGCGTGGCGCCTGCGTACGACGAACTGTCGCCATCGCAAGACCTGCTGGAAACCGGCATCAAGGTGATCGACCTGGTCTGCCCGTTCGCCAAAGGCGGTAAAGTGGGTCTGTTCGGCGGCGCCGGTGTCGGCAAGACCGTGAACATGATGGAACTGATCAACAACATCGCTAAAGCGCACTCGGGTCTGTCCGTGTTCGCCGGTGTGGGTGAGCGTACCCGTGAAGGTAACGACTTCTACCACGAGATGGCCGACGCCAAAGTGGTGGACCTGGAAAACCCAGCCAACTCGAAAGTGGCGATGGTTTACGGTCAGATGAATGAACCACCAGGCAACCGTCTGCGCGTGGCGCTGACCGGTCTGACCATCGCGGAATCCTTCCGTGACGAAGGCCGTGACGTGCTGTTCTTCGTGGACAACATCTACCGCTTCACCCTGGCCGGTACCGAAGTGTCCGCACTGCTGGGCCGTATGCCTTCCGCCGTGGGCTACCAGCCGACGCTGGCCGAAGAAATGGGCCGTCTGCAAGAGCGTATCACCTCGACCAAGACCGGCTCGATCACCTCGATCCAGGCCGTGTACGTGCCAGCGGATGACTTGACCGACCCGTCGCCAGCGACCACCTTCGGTCACTTGGATTCCACCGTGGTTCTGTCGCGTGACATCGCCGCCCTGGGTATCTACCCGGCCGTGGACCCGCTGGACTCGACCTCCCGCCAGCTGGACCCGCTGGTGGTTGGCCAGGAACACTACGACACCGCGCGCTCCGTGCAGGGCACCCTGCAGCGCTACAAAGAACTGCGTGACATCATCGCGATTCTGGGTATGGACGAGCTGGCGCCGGAAGACAAACTGCTGGTGGCTCGCGCCCGTAAGATGCAGCGTTTCCTGTCGCAGCCTTTCCACGTTGCTGAAGTGTTTACCGGTTCCCCAGGTAAATACGTTTCGCTGAAAGACACGATCAAAGGCTTCAAGATGATCTCCTCCGGCGAACTCGATCACCTGCCAGAGCAAGCGTTCTACATGGTTGGCACGATCGAAGAAGCAATCGAGAAAGCCAAGAAACTCAACTAA